One Streptococcus sp. S1 DNA window includes the following coding sequences:
- a CDS encoding DUF896 family protein: MTPEKIARINELAKKKKTEGLTPEEAVEQAKLREEYIEGYRRSVRHHIEGIKIVDEEGNDVTPEKLRQVQREKGLHGRSLDDPNS; this comes from the coding sequence ATGACACCTGAAAAAATTGCTCGGATCAATGAGCTTGCTAAAAAGAAAAAAACAGAAGGTTTGACGCCAGAAGAAGCAGTGGAGCAAGCAAAACTTCGTGAAGAATACATTGAAGGTTATCGTCGTTCAGTTCGTCACCACATTGAAGGGATCAAAATTGTGGATGAAGAAGGTAACGATGTAACACCTGAGAAACTACGCCAAGTGCAACGAGAAAAAGGTTTGCATGGCCGTAGTCTCGATGATCCTAATTCATAA
- the glyS gene encoding glycine--tRNA ligase subunit beta produces MTKNLLVELGLEELPAYVVTPSEKQLGEKMAAFLDDNRLSYESIQTFSTPRRLAIRVIGLADQQSDLTEDFKGPSKKIALDADGNFSKAAQGFVRGKGLTVDDIEFREVKGEEYVYVTKHEAGKPAKEVLAGLPEVLASLTFPVSMHWANNTFEYIRPVHTLIVLLGDEALDLDFLDIKSGRVSRGHRFLGHEVEITNADSYEEDLRTVYVIADSKERENMIREQIKAIEAEQGVQVQIEEGLLNEVLNLVEYPTAFMGSFDTKYLDVPEEVLVTSMETHQRYFVVRDLDGKLKPNFISVRNGNAEHLENVIRGNEKVLVARLEDGEFFWREDQKLKIEDLVAKLANVTFHEKIGSLSEHMARAGVIAASLAEQAGLTAEETAAVARAAEIYKFDLLTGMVGEFDELQGIMGEKYALLAGEDAAVARAIREHYLPDSADGALPETKVGAILALADKLDTLLSFFSVGLIPSGSNDPYALRRATQGIVRILDAFGWHIPMDELIDSLYGLSFDSLSYDNQAEVLNFIKARVDKMMGRTPKDIKDAVLAGSNFVVADMLEAAEALSEAAKTDGYKAAVESLSRAFNLAEKADASVAVDASLFENDQEKALAKAIEELELTGSASDKLAQLFALSPVIDAFFDNTMVMAENEAVKNNRLALLAGLVAKANAVAAFNQLNTK; encoded by the coding sequence ATGACAAAAAACTTATTAGTAGAACTTGGACTTGAAGAGTTGCCAGCCTACGTTGTCACACCAAGTGAAAAACAACTCGGTGAGAAAATGGCAGCCTTCTTGGATGACAACCGACTTTCATACGAAAGCATTCAAACCTTCTCAACACCACGCCGTTTGGCTATCCGTGTGATTGGTTTAGCAGATCAACAATCTGATTTGACCGAAGATTTTAAAGGACCTTCTAAGAAAATCGCCTTGGATGCAGATGGAAACTTCTCAAAAGCGGCTCAAGGATTCGTCCGTGGGAAAGGCTTGACGGTTGATGATATCGAATTCCGTGAAGTCAAGGGTGAAGAGTACGTTTATGTTACGAAGCACGAAGCTGGAAAACCAGCTAAAGAAGTCTTGGCTGGCCTTCCAGAGGTGCTTGCTTCATTGACCTTCCCTGTTAGCATGCACTGGGCTAACAACACCTTTGAATACATTCGCCCAGTTCACACCTTGATCGTTCTTTTGGGCGACGAAGCACTCGACCTTGATTTCTTGGATATTAAGTCGGGTCGTGTGAGTCGTGGGCACCGTTTCCTTGGACATGAAGTAGAAATTACCAATGCGGATTCGTATGAAGAAGACCTTCGCACGGTTTACGTGATTGCGGATAGCAAAGAACGTGAAAACATGATTCGTGAGCAAATTAAGGCTATCGAAGCAGAACAAGGTGTTCAAGTTCAAATCGAAGAAGGACTTTTGAACGAAGTCTTGAACTTGGTCGAATATCCAACTGCCTTTATGGGAAGTTTTGACACTAAATATTTGGATGTTCCAGAAGAAGTTTTGGTGACCTCAATGGAAACGCACCAACGTTACTTTGTTGTACGTGACCTTGATGGTAAGCTGAAACCAAACTTCATCTCCGTCCGTAATGGGAACGCTGAGCACTTGGAAAATGTTATCCGAGGAAATGAAAAAGTCTTGGTGGCACGTCTTGAAGATGGTGAATTTTTCTGGCGTGAAGACCAAAAACTTAAGATTGAAGACCTCGTTGCTAAATTGGCGAACGTGACCTTCCATGAAAAAATTGGTTCTCTTTCAGAACACATGGCGCGTGCGGGTGTTATTGCAGCGTCACTAGCTGAGCAAGCTGGTTTGACTGCAGAAGAAACGGCAGCCGTCGCTCGTGCAGCTGAAATCTACAAATTTGACCTCTTGACGGGTATGGTCGGTGAGTTTGATGAATTGCAAGGAATCATGGGTGAAAAATACGCCCTTCTCGCTGGTGAAGATGCTGCGGTTGCGAGAGCTATCCGTGAGCACTACCTTCCTGATTCAGCAGACGGAGCCCTTCCAGAGACTAAGGTTGGTGCCATTCTTGCCCTTGCAGATAAATTGGATACCCTTCTTTCCTTCTTCTCAGTTGGCTTGATTCCATCAGGTTCCAATGACCCTTATGCACTTCGTCGTGCAACACAAGGGATTGTTCGTATCTTGGATGCCTTTGGTTGGCACATCCCTATGGATGAGTTGATTGACAGCCTTTACGGACTTTCATTTGATAGCCTTTCCTATGACAATCAAGCAGAAGTGCTCAACTTCATCAAGGCGCGTGTGGACAAGATGATGGGACGCACACCAAAAGATATCAAAGACGCTGTTCTTGCTGGTTCAAACTTTGTCGTGGCTGATATGCTGGAAGCAGCTGAAGCTCTTTCAGAAGCTGCGAAGACCGATGGTTACAAGGCAGCTGTTGAATCCCTCTCACGTGCTTTCAACTTGGCAGAAAAAGCAGATGCTTCAGTAGCAGTCGACGCTAGTCTCTTTGAAAATGATCAAGAAAAAGCCCTTGCTAAAGCGATTGAAGAGCTTGAATTGACCGGTTCAGCTAGCGACAAATTGGCTCAACTCTTTGCTCTGAGCCCAGTCATTGATGCTTTCTTTGACAATACCATGGTGATGGCAGAAAATGAGGCTGTTAAAAACAACCGTTTGGCCCTTCTTGCAGGCCTTGTAGCGAAAGCTAATGCTGTTGCAGCCTTTAATCAATTGAACACAAAATAA